A stretch of Paenibacillus peoriae DNA encodes these proteins:
- a CDS encoding Asp23/Gls24 family envelope stress response protein — protein sequence MSTVPTEFERTEIGEIQIAPEVIEVIAGLATVEVPGVAGMSGGFAGGFAELLGRKNLSKGVKVEVGQREAAVDVSVIIEYGNRLPEVAAAIQHNVKRSIENMTGLNVVEVNVQIHDVQFKNADKVEEPEVLGAGRVK from the coding sequence ATGAGCACAGTGCCAACCGAATTCGAACGTACAGAAATTGGGGAGATTCAAATTGCCCCAGAAGTTATTGAAGTCATTGCCGGACTGGCTACCGTTGAGGTACCGGGCGTGGCGGGAATGAGTGGCGGATTTGCTGGTGGGTTTGCCGAACTGCTAGGCCGCAAAAATTTATCTAAAGGTGTAAAAGTGGAAGTCGGACAGCGTGAAGCTGCTGTAGACGTCTCCGTCATTATTGAGTACGGTAACCGTCTGCCTGAGGTGGCTGCTGCTATTCAGCATAATGTTAAGCGTTCGATTGAGAACATGACAGGTCTTAACGTTGTTGAAGTGAACGTGCAAATTCATGATGTTCAATTCAAAAATGCCGATAAAGTAGAAGAGCCGGAAGTGCTGGGCGCCGGACGGGTTAAATAG
- a CDS encoding DUF2273 domain-containing protein: protein MPWKEIWGSYKGRIMGITAGIFFGFIYLWAGFWNMLFFALMVFIGYTLGRRSDSALGSFLPWKEWGDWLSQRWRPFK, encoded by the coding sequence ATGCCCTGGAAAGAAATATGGGGAAGTTACAAGGGCCGGATCATGGGGATCACGGCTGGTATTTTTTTCGGTTTTATTTATTTGTGGGCAGGCTTTTGGAATATGTTGTTCTTTGCATTGATGGTGTTCATCGGATATACGCTAGGAAGACGTAGCGATTCAGCGCTCGGTTCATTCCTCCCTTGGAAGGAATGGGGCGATTGGTTGTCGCAACGTTGGCGTCCTTTTAAATGA
- the spoIIIAF gene encoding stage III sporulation protein AF — MTWLAGWLKELVLIVLLASFVDMILPSRSMERYVKLVLSLLILLTLLSPVVRLLSTSPSEVLGRALDLQRQAETGKREPTLEEILAKGSQLKLQQEQSSMQWAGKEVAKEMKGQLEQYTGLAIQSVQVTLAKIQQEESGLEAGTGVQSVVVQLAEQQPEKEKKNTDVSPGADVKPIMVEPVTEKTVNIRVEPTHAKTSDFNEGTRENDRNPDKTVEDGKPTDTKAFGLITGLLREKWGIDSKNVQVLSSQDGTHEW; from the coding sequence GTGACCTGGCTGGCAGGCTGGCTCAAGGAACTGGTGCTAATCGTGTTGCTGGCTTCTTTTGTCGATATGATCTTACCGAGCCGATCTATGGAGAGGTATGTCAAACTCGTTCTCAGCCTGCTTATTCTGCTGACGTTGCTGTCTCCGGTCGTGCGCTTACTGAGTACCAGTCCTTCCGAGGTTCTAGGGCGAGCATTGGATCTTCAACGTCAGGCTGAGACAGGCAAGAGGGAACCGACATTGGAGGAGATTCTAGCAAAAGGCAGCCAGTTAAAGCTACAGCAAGAACAAAGCTCCATGCAATGGGCTGGCAAAGAGGTAGCTAAGGAAATGAAAGGACAGTTGGAACAGTATACTGGGTTAGCAATTCAGTCGGTCCAGGTTACCCTTGCAAAGATTCAACAGGAGGAATCAGGGCTGGAGGCAGGAACGGGTGTCCAGTCGGTAGTGGTCCAATTGGCAGAACAGCAGCCAGAAAAAGAAAAGAAAAACACAGACGTCTCGCCTGGTGCAGATGTCAAGCCGATTATGGTGGAGCCTGTAACCGAAAAGACAGTGAATATTCGTGTAGAGCCAACACATGCAAAAACTTCAGATTTTAATGAAGGAACGCGAGAGAATGATCGTAATCCTGACAAAACTGTTGAGGACGGAAAGCCAACAGATACGAAAGCATTTGGCTTAATTACAGGACTTTTACGTGAAAAATGGGGGATAGATAGCAAAAATGTTCAGGTGCTTTCTTCGCAGGATGGAACACATGAATGGTAA
- the accC gene encoding acetyl-CoA carboxylase biotin carboxylase subunit, with translation MTFQKVLIANRGEIAVRIIRACREMNISTVAVYSEADKDSLHVRLADEAYCIGPTLSKDSYLNFTNLMSVATLTECDAIHPGYGFLAENADFAEICESCNITFIGPSPEAINKMGDKAVAKQTMKDAGVPVIPGSDGLVEDLQDAIGIARDIGYPVIIKATAGGGGKGIRIAEDEDNLIQQITTAQQEAQKAFGNAGVYLEKYLTGMKHVEIQIIADKHGNVAHLGERDCSVQRRRQKLLEEAPCPVLSQDVREEMGQAAVRAALAVQYSGAGTLEFLLGPDNNFYFMEMNTRIQVEHPVTEMITGVDLIKEMISVAEGHPLSFTQEEVTINGWAIECRINAEDPDRNFMPAPGKIGFYLPPGGPGVRVDSAVYPGYSIPPYYDSMIAKLIVWAPTRQDAIAKMKRALTEFAIEGIPTTISFHQRLLEHPTFIKGDFDIKFLEENEV, from the coding sequence ATGACATTTCAAAAAGTATTGATTGCGAATCGTGGAGAAATTGCGGTTCGTATCATTCGCGCTTGCCGCGAAATGAATATTTCGACAGTTGCTGTATATTCGGAAGCTGACAAGGATTCGTTACATGTGCGTCTCGCAGATGAGGCTTACTGTATCGGACCGACGCTATCTAAGGACAGCTACCTTAATTTTACGAATCTGATGAGCGTTGCTACATTGACTGAATGTGATGCCATTCATCCAGGTTACGGATTTTTGGCGGAAAACGCAGACTTCGCTGAAATTTGCGAATCGTGTAATATTACGTTTATTGGTCCTTCTCCTGAAGCCATTAACAAAATGGGAGATAAGGCCGTAGCTAAGCAGACCATGAAGGATGCCGGAGTTCCAGTTATTCCGGGTTCAGACGGGCTGGTTGAGGATTTGCAGGATGCGATCGGCATCGCACGTGATATCGGATATCCGGTAATTATCAAGGCCACAGCAGGAGGCGGAGGTAAAGGTATTCGTATCGCCGAAGATGAGGATAACCTCATTCAGCAAATCACTACCGCTCAGCAGGAGGCGCAAAAAGCATTTGGCAATGCGGGTGTGTACCTAGAAAAATATTTGACCGGTATGAAACATGTGGAAATACAGATCATAGCGGACAAGCATGGTAATGTTGCCCATTTGGGCGAACGGGACTGCTCTGTGCAGCGTCGTCGTCAGAAGTTGTTGGAGGAAGCACCATGTCCTGTACTTTCGCAGGATGTCCGTGAAGAAATGGGTCAGGCAGCTGTTCGTGCAGCTTTGGCCGTTCAATACTCTGGTGCAGGTACTCTCGAATTTTTGCTCGGCCCGGACAACAATTTCTATTTCATGGAAATGAATACACGTATTCAGGTAGAACATCCCGTAACAGAAATGATTACTGGTGTAGACCTGATTAAGGAAATGATTTCTGTCGCTGAAGGGCATCCGCTTTCCTTTACGCAGGAAGAAGTCACCATCAATGGTTGGGCGATAGAGTGCCGTATTAACGCTGAGGATCCGGATCGTAATTTTATGCCTGCACCGGGTAAAATCGGATTTTATCTGCCTCCAGGCGGTCCTGGGGTACGGGTAGACAGTGCAGTATATCCAGGTTATAGCATTCCTCCTTATTATGACTCTATGATCGCCAAGCTGATTGTGTGGGCACCTACACGGCAGGATGCAATTGCCAAAATGAAGCGGGCTTTGACTGAGTTTGCTATTGAGGGCATACCCACAACGATTTCTTTTCATCAGCGCTTGCTAGAGCATCCGACCTTTATTAAAGGCGATTTTGATATTAAATTTTTGGAGGAAAACGAAGTTTAA
- the spoIIIAG gene encoding stage III sporulation protein AG produces MSKWLKKLEQWLGGGADGAKRFNSFRWLLILGLIGVAIMLFNSFVNVKKVDPENVGREPPGVMKNEPTLETTTGEESSFAGIEKVFEDNMKQMLEQIVGVGTVDVMVTVDSTEEVIVQRNVKDMQEENNETDANGGQRHTTQYTRDGEIVTYESSGGQHTPIVTKKVKPQVRGVLVVAMGAENPTVKQLIVDAVQKGLNVPSYKISVVPRKQG; encoded by the coding sequence ATGAGCAAATGGCTGAAAAAGCTGGAGCAATGGCTGGGTGGAGGGGCGGATGGGGCGAAAAGGTTCAATTCATTTCGTTGGTTGCTTATTCTTGGCCTTATCGGTGTAGCGATTATGCTCTTTAATTCATTCGTTAATGTAAAAAAGGTTGATCCAGAAAACGTAGGGCGTGAGCCGCCTGGCGTGATGAAAAATGAGCCTACGTTAGAGACAACAACAGGTGAAGAAAGTTCTTTTGCCGGGATTGAGAAGGTTTTTGAGGACAATATGAAACAGATGCTGGAGCAGATTGTTGGCGTAGGAACCGTTGATGTCATGGTTACGGTAGACTCCACCGAAGAAGTTATCGTTCAACGCAATGTAAAGGACATGCAGGAAGAGAACAATGAGACGGACGCCAATGGTGGACAACGGCACACTACTCAATATACACGTGATGGCGAAATTGTCACCTATGAATCATCTGGTGGTCAGCACACCCCGATTGTGACAAAAAAAGTAAAACCGCAGGTGAGGGGAGTGCTTGTTGTGGCTATGGGGGCAGAAAACCCTACAGTGAAGCAGCTAATTGTCGATGCTGTACAGAAGGGGCTAAATGTACCTTCCTACAAAATTTCAGTCGTACCGCGCAAGCAGGGATAA
- a CDS encoding SpoIIIAH-like family protein produces the protein MNNKRQTVWLVSMLSLMVVLSAYYLFTEDSSPANPPVADSEQVSKVKQDAAQEATTKAEEQLNELKVNEVVTNGEVTDGASANSTKSDTASTTDPATENSKGDKGTAATPTTEPATSNQNTTATKTDATAQNDDKAASTAKTDQQVLDQVATDQAAQPTAAAVIDNYLLERDVENQKKNDELTTAMNDSTPKKAAEAQKELHVLEDKQAKITGIEEELQQQFANAVVREEDADKYKVVVLSEKLDAKQAVTIVDKVMKELNVTQDKISVQYVTQ, from the coding sequence ATGAATAATAAAAGACAAACCGTTTGGCTGGTGTCCATGCTGAGTTTAATGGTCGTGCTGTCTGCGTATTATTTGTTTACGGAGGACTCAAGCCCTGCAAATCCACCAGTAGCCGATAGTGAACAAGTGAGCAAGGTTAAGCAGGATGCCGCACAGGAAGCAACGACGAAGGCAGAGGAACAATTGAACGAACTGAAGGTAAACGAAGTAGTGACGAATGGAGAAGTAACTGATGGAGCATCAGCAAATTCCACAAAGTCGGATACGGCTTCTACAACTGACCCAGCAACAGAAAACTCAAAAGGCGACAAAGGTACGGCAGCTACCCCTACTACTGAACCGGCGACATCCAATCAAAACACAACAGCGACTAAGACGGACGCGACAGCACAAAATGACGACAAAGCAGCCTCTACAGCCAAAACCGACCAGCAGGTACTGGATCAAGTGGCAACTGATCAAGCTGCCCAACCTACAGCAGCAGCTGTGATTGACAACTATTTGCTGGAACGGGACGTGGAAAATCAGAAGAAAAATGATGAACTGACTACCGCAATGAACGACAGCACACCAAAGAAAGCTGCGGAGGCTCAAAAGGAATTACATGTACTTGAAGATAAGCAGGCTAAAATTACTGGAATTGAAGAAGAGCTTCAGCAACAGTTCGCCAATGCGGTCGTCCGTGAGGAAGACGCTGATAAATACAAAGTAGTGGTTCTGAGTGAAAAATTGGATGCTAAGCAAGCGGTAACAATTGTCGACAAAGTCATGAAGGAACTGAATGTAACGCAGGATAAGATCAGTGTCCAATATGTTACACAATAA
- the accB gene encoding acetyl-CoA carboxylase biotin carboxyl carrier protein has product MFKLSEIKELIKLVDETSVHELEIENEGTRLLIRKPGKSEIVTVQAPVATPAYAVAPQAVIPNPQVQSDVGSTTAGEPREYASNLHKIVSPMVGTFYSSSSPDTAPYVSIGSKVGEKTTVCIIEAMKLMNELEAEVKGEIVEILAENGQLVEYGQPLFLVKPE; this is encoded by the coding sequence ATGTTTAAATTAAGCGAGATTAAGGAATTGATCAAGCTGGTGGATGAAACGTCTGTGCATGAGCTTGAAATTGAAAATGAAGGAACTCGCTTGTTGATCCGGAAACCGGGCAAAAGCGAAATCGTTACAGTACAGGCTCCTGTGGCAACACCTGCTTATGCAGTGGCACCACAAGCTGTTATTCCAAATCCACAAGTACAGTCCGATGTTGGATCTACAACTGCTGGAGAACCGAGGGAATATGCAAGCAATCTACATAAAATCGTATCTCCGATGGTAGGCACTTTCTATAGTTCTTCATCACCGGATACGGCTCCGTATGTGAGTATCGGCAGCAAAGTGGGCGAAAAAACAACGGTATGTATCATTGAAGCGATGAAGCTGATGAACGAGCTGGAAGCTGAAGTGAAGGGCGAAATTGTGGAAATTTTGGCCGAAAACGGACAGTTGGTCGAGTATGGCCAGCCATTGTTCCTTGTGAAACCGGAGTAA
- the amaP gene encoding alkaline shock response membrane anchor protein AmaP yields MAKVMDRLLLFLYSLSIGIISILAILLLSGAIPYVLSIEDERVVWFTSLIIAGVLLLLSLRFFYISIRRNQTVQHSIDQRTEYGDIQISVDTIENLCLKAASRFRGMQDLKARVRVLDSGLDITIRAVVDGESSIPVLTSEVQKGVHDHVEEITGIPVSNVSVYIANVSQSPSFKSRVE; encoded by the coding sequence GTGGCTAAAGTTATGGACAGACTTCTGCTGTTCTTGTACAGCTTAAGTATCGGAATTATTTCCATTCTCGCCATCCTCCTCCTGAGCGGGGCCATTCCGTATGTTTTAAGTATTGAGGATGAGCGAGTAGTGTGGTTTACCAGCCTGATTATTGCAGGGGTTCTGTTGTTATTGAGTCTTCGTTTTTTTTATATCTCTATTCGACGGAACCAAACCGTACAGCATTCTATTGATCAACGAACGGAATACGGTGACATTCAGATTTCAGTGGATACCATTGAAAATCTGTGCCTCAAAGCAGCTTCCCGATTTCGCGGGATGCAGGATTTGAAAGCACGCGTTCGTGTGTTGGATTCGGGACTTGATATTACGATTCGGGCGGTTGTAGACGGGGAAAGCTCCATTCCGGTGTTAACCTCCGAGGTACAAAAGGGGGTACACGATCATGTGGAAGAAATTACAGGAATTCCTGTGTCCAATGTATCGGTGTACATCGCTAATGTTTCTCAGTCACCCAGCTTTAAGAGTCGTGTGGAATAG